Below is a genomic region from Proteiniborus ethanoligenes.
CTAGCATGTCTTCATCTTCTTGTAATAGTAATAATGCTACTGATTTTTTTGAAATAACATAATCATGTTTCAAATTATCTACTATTTTCTTTATTGCATTTTCTATTGTTTCATCATAAGAAATATTAAGCTGATTTGACATATTCATCTACCCTTTCTTTTAGTTCATCAATTCCTTTGTTTAAAGCTGCAATAGTAGATATCACTGGTATCCCCAATTCTTTTTGTAATCCTTCTACATCTATTGTTAAACCCATTCTTTCAGCTTCGTCCATTATGTTTAGTACTAATATTACAGGACTTCCCGCTTCTATCATTTGTATAGTAAGAGGTAGCATTCTATTAATATTTTTTGCATCTATTACATGTAAAAGTGCCTTAGGCTTTTCTCTAAATAATAGATCCTTTGTAACCTTTTCTTCCTCTGTTATGCACATAAGTGAATACATGCCTGGTGTATCAATAATTTCGTATTGAGCTCCGCCAATAATTCCCTTACCCCTTGATACTTCAACAGTTGTTCCAGGATAATTGGAAACAGTCACATATGCTCCTGTGAGCCTGTTAAATATAACACTTTTCCCTACATTAGGGCTTCCTATTAAAGCTATCTTTTCTAAACCATGAGTATTTTGATTAACTTCACCATGGCAGTTTCCAATTCCAAACAATACACCTGCAAGTTTTTTATACCAAGGTACTTTATTATTACAACAATCCATCTAAATCCCTCCAGCCTTATGGATAACCATTCTCATTGTCGTGTATAAAAAAACCCTCTTATAATGAATAGCTGCTTTAGAGAGTTAAATTAACTATTTAATACATTTTATTGAAT
It encodes:
- a CDS encoding FeoB small GTPase domain-containing protein; protein product: MDCCNNKVPWYKKLAGVLFGIGNCHGEVNQNTHGLEKIALIGSPNVGKSVIFNRLTGAYVTVSNYPGTTVEVSRGKGIIGGAQYEIIDTPGMYSLMCITEEEKVTKDLLFREKPKALLHVIDAKNINRMLPLTIQMIEAGSPVILVLNIMDEAERMGLTIDVEGLQKELGIPVISTIAALNKGIDELKERVDEYVKSA